A single Flavobacteriales bacterium DNA region contains:
- a CDS encoding HAD family hydrolase — translation MTLNIKNILFDFDGVILDSMTTRTEGFRRIFEQFPQQEVEQLIDFHLSNGGWSRFVKIRHFFEQIRGEKTTEDQIMEYANAYSVIMRSLLTNKENLIEETLAFIKNNHKNYIFHIVSGSDQNELRFLCKELDIDHYFKSIWGSPTPKNTLVKNLIDNEGYNKNETVLIGDSINDFEASVDNDIAFYGYNNQNLIGKGTYLYNYSLFSG, via the coding sequence ATGACATTAAATATCAAAAACATACTGTTCGACTTTGATGGCGTTATCCTTGATTCGATGACCACCAGAACAGAGGGTTTTAGACGGATATTTGAGCAGTTTCCGCAGCAGGAAGTTGAACAATTGATAGATTTTCATTTGTCCAATGGCGGTTGGTCGCGATTTGTAAAGATCAGACATTTTTTTGAACAAATACGCGGCGAGAAAACAACCGAAGATCAGATTATGGAGTACGCCAACGCGTATTCCGTGATTATGCGATCGTTACTCACCAATAAGGAAAATTTAATAGAGGAAACATTGGCCTTTATTAAAAACAACCATAAAAATTACATATTTCACATCGTTTCCGGCTCCGACCAAAACGAACTCCGCTTTTTATGCAAGGAACTTGACATTGATCACTACTTCAAGTCTATTTGGGGCTCGCCCACGCCTAAAAACACCTTGGTGAAAAACCTTATTGATAACGAAGGATACAATAAAAATGAAACCGTGCTGATAGGTGATTCGATCAATGACTTTGAAGCATCGGTTGATAACGACATTGCCTTTTATGGCTACAACAACCAAAACCTAATCGGAAAAGGAACGTATTTGTATAATTATTCCCTGTTTTCAGGCTAA